One stretch of Pigmentiphaga aceris DNA includes these proteins:
- the radA gene encoding DNA repair protein RadA: MAKAKTVYTCTECGGTNPKWEGKCPHCGSWNTLVEGIAEASGAGAAHRYAPLAASAPVRKLSEITAREEPRFSTGIDEFDRVLGGGMVAGAVILIGGDPGIGKSTLLLQAVAALSASRKVLYVTGEESADQVALRATRLGLDSGDVALLPEIRLEAIQAALTAEAPSVAVIDSIQTIYSDQLTSAPGSVSQVRECAAQLTRIAKQTGTSMVLIGHVTKEGALAGPRVLEHIVDTVLYFEGDTHSSYRLVRAIKNRFGAVNELGVFAMTDRGLRGVANPSALFLSQHEEQVPGSCVMVTQEGTRPLLVEVQALVDTANMPNPRRLSVGLEGNRLAMLLAVLHRHAGVSAADQDVFVNAVGGVRISEPASDLAVLAAIVSSLRNKPLPRGLIAFGEVGLAGEIRPAPRGQERLREAAKLGFSIALIPKANAPRTPIEGLEIWAVDRLDAALDRLRG; the protein is encoded by the coding sequence ATGGCCAAGGCAAAAACGGTATACACCTGCACCGAGTGCGGTGGCACCAACCCGAAATGGGAAGGCAAGTGCCCGCACTGCGGTTCCTGGAACACCCTGGTCGAAGGGATTGCAGAAGCATCGGGCGCGGGTGCCGCGCATCGTTACGCACCGCTGGCAGCCAGTGCCCCGGTCCGCAAGCTGTCCGAAATCACGGCCCGCGAAGAGCCGCGCTTCTCCACCGGCATCGATGAGTTCGATCGGGTGCTGGGCGGCGGCATGGTGGCCGGTGCAGTGATCCTGATCGGCGGCGATCCGGGCATTGGCAAGTCGACACTGCTGCTGCAAGCCGTGGCTGCCTTGTCGGCCAGCCGTAAGGTTTTGTATGTCACGGGTGAAGAGTCTGCAGACCAGGTGGCTTTGCGCGCCACGCGCCTTGGTCTGGACAGCGGCGATGTGGCCTTGCTGCCCGAAATTCGCCTGGAAGCCATCCAGGCGGCGCTGACAGCAGAAGCGCCCTCAGTGGCCGTGATCGACTCGATCCAGACCATTTATTCCGACCAACTGACTTCTGCCCCCGGTTCCGTCTCGCAAGTACGTGAATGCGCGGCGCAACTGACCCGCATCGCCAAGCAAACCGGCACATCCATGGTGCTGATCGGCCACGTGACGAAGGAAGGCGCGCTGGCTGGTCCCCGTGTGCTGGAACACATCGTTGATACCGTGCTGTATTTCGAAGGCGATACGCATTCGTCCTACCGCTTGGTGCGCGCCATCAAGAACCGTTTTGGTGCCGTCAACGAGTTGGGCGTGTTCGCCATGACCGACCGGGGTTTGCGCGGCGTGGCGAACCCGTCGGCACTGTTCCTGTCGCAGCACGAAGAGCAGGTGCCGGGTTCCTGCGTGATGGTCACCCAAGAGGGCACGCGTCCGCTGCTGGTTGAAGTGCAGGCCTTGGTGGATACGGCCAACATGCCGAATCCGCGTCGTTTGTCGGTTGGCCTGGAAGGCAATCGACTGGCCATGTTGCTGGCGGTGCTGCATCGTCATGCGGGCGTGTCGGCTGCCGACCAAGACGTGTTCGTGAACGCCGTGGGTGGCGTTCGCATCAGCGAGCCGGCATCCGACCTGGCGGTGCTGGCGGCGATTGTTTCGTCCCTGCGCAACAAGCCTTTGCCGCGTGGCTTGATCGCGTTTGGTGAAGTCGGCCTGGCGGGAGAAATCCGCCCGGCACCGCGCGGCCAGGAACGTCTGCGTGAGGCGGCCAAACTGGGCTTCAGCATTGCGCTCATCCCCAAGGCAAACGCGCCGCGCACGCCGATCGAAGGGCTGGAAATATGGGCGGTGGATCGCCTGGATGCCGCGCTGGACAGACTGCGCGGCTGA
- a CDS encoding glycosyltransferase: MNIVFIHQNAPGQWRHVARHLAASGLHRVILIGKHRRAEIPGAEFRVYTVDAKHERGDSAPSAEAYANFVAHGLAVARVLQQLKQEGFIPDVIAAHPAWGESMFAKDVFPHVPLLHHCEYFYRTHGADHGFLEPASLESSMAIRARNTGLHVALAAMDWGVSPTFWQKSLYPAEAQARISVVHEGIDTDMFKPDSQACFTLPNGIVLTPEDEVVTYVARNLDTYRGTPTALRAAARLQGLRASARVLIIGGDGKGYGSLPDDGRSWKETLLEEIDLDPLRTHFLGRLGYDDYLRALQVSSAHMYLTIPFVLSWSMTEAMSTGCLVIGSDTAPVCELIRHGENGLLTDFFDANALADTLADALKNREALRPLRAAARATIVSAYDQRQCVPTLCRLLEDLATGALPPRDTETISLASTS; encoded by the coding sequence GTGAATATCGTCTTCATTCACCAAAACGCGCCGGGGCAGTGGCGGCATGTGGCGCGGCATCTTGCGGCAAGCGGGCTACACCGCGTCATTCTCATCGGCAAGCATCGGCGTGCCGAGATCCCTGGCGCGGAATTCCGGGTCTACACCGTGGACGCCAAGCACGAACGGGGTGATTCGGCACCATCGGCCGAGGCGTACGCAAACTTCGTCGCCCACGGCCTGGCGGTGGCTCGTGTCTTGCAACAGTTGAAGCAGGAAGGTTTCATACCCGATGTGATCGCCGCGCATCCGGCGTGGGGCGAATCGATGTTCGCCAAAGACGTGTTTCCCCACGTACCCTTGCTGCACCACTGCGAATACTTCTACCGCACGCACGGCGCAGACCACGGATTTCTGGAACCGGCATCGCTCGAAAGCAGCATGGCGATTCGTGCGCGCAACACGGGGCTGCATGTTGCGCTGGCGGCGATGGACTGGGGGGTGTCGCCCACCTTCTGGCAGAAGTCCTTGTACCCGGCCGAGGCGCAAGCCCGAATTTCCGTGGTGCACGAGGGCATCGATACCGACATGTTCAAGCCCGACTCGCAAGCGTGCTTCACCTTGCCGAACGGCATCGTGCTGACACCCGAGGACGAGGTGGTGACCTATGTGGCGCGCAACCTGGATACCTATCGCGGCACACCCACCGCACTGCGTGCAGCCGCGCGTCTGCAAGGTTTGCGGGCGTCGGCACGTGTGCTCATCATCGGCGGCGATGGCAAGGGTTACGGCAGCTTGCCCGACGACGGGCGAAGCTGGAAAGAGACGCTGCTGGAAGAAATCGATCTCGATCCGCTGCGCACGCACTTCCTCGGCAGGCTTGGCTACGACGACTATCTGAGGGCCTTGCAGGTGTCTTCTGCGCACATGTACCTGACCATTCCCTTCGTGCTGTCGTGGTCGATGACCGAAGCCATGAGCACCGGTTGCCTGGTCATCGGCAGTGATACGGCACCGGTGTGTGAACTGATTCGTCATGGCGAAAACGGGCTGCTGACGGACTTTTTCGATGCCAACGCACTGGCGGATACGCTGGCAGATGCCTTGAAAAATCGCGAGGCATTACGACCGCTACGGGCGGCGGCAAGGGCGACCATTGTGTCGGCTTACGACCAGCGACAATGCGTGCCGACCTTGTGCCGGCTGCTGGAAGACTTGGCAACGGGTGCACTGCCCCCGCGTGACACCGAGACGATATCGCTGGCGAGTACCTCATGA
- the alr gene encoding alanine racemase: MPRPISASISRAAFAHNLATVRRHLAAAAATAGNAPPRIWSVIKANAYGHGIERAVAGFSESDGLAMLDLNEAVRCREAGWVGPILLLEGFFQPADLDLVSRYHLTVSIHCDEQLRMLEAARFSRPVDVFVKLNSGMNRLGFKGGYFLAAHRRLSALQQSGVVGSVGSMTHFATADGPEGIADQATRFRAAVSGLEGPLSLCNSAATLRFPEYAADWVRPGVALYGASPFNDQTAEQFGLRPVMTLRSELIGTQTLDAGEAVGYGHRYRAERGTRIGVVACGYADGYPRHAPTGTPIVVGGVRTQTIGRVSMDMLAVDLSNVPDAVVGTPVVLWGEGGPSVDEVAQAADTIGYELLCALAPRVPVHGVD; this comes from the coding sequence ATGCCTCGTCCCATATCCGCCTCCATTTCGCGTGCCGCATTTGCGCACAATCTTGCGACCGTCCGTCGCCATCTTGCGGCCGCTGCCGCCACTGCCGGGAACGCGCCGCCGCGTATCTGGTCGGTGATCAAGGCCAATGCCTACGGGCATGGCATCGAGCGCGCCGTCGCGGGCTTCTCCGAGTCAGACGGGCTGGCCATGCTGGATTTGAACGAAGCGGTACGGTGCCGCGAAGCTGGCTGGGTCGGTCCCATCTTGCTGCTGGAAGGTTTCTTCCAGCCGGCCGATCTGGACTTGGTCAGCCGTTACCACCTGACTGTGTCGATCCATTGCGACGAACAACTGCGCATGCTGGAAGCCGCCCGCTTCAGCCGCCCGGTCGATGTGTTCGTGAAGCTCAACAGCGGCATGAACCGGCTTGGCTTCAAAGGCGGCTATTTCCTGGCGGCCCACCGTCGCCTGAGCGCCTTGCAGCAAAGTGGTGTGGTCGGTTCAGTAGGGTCGATGACGCACTTCGCCACGGCCGACGGCCCGGAAGGCATTGCCGATCAGGCCACCCGTTTCCGTGCGGCGGTCTCTGGTCTCGAAGGCCCCTTGAGCCTGTGCAATTCTGCCGCCACGCTGCGTTTCCCTGAATATGCGGCTGACTGGGTACGACCCGGTGTCGCCTTGTACGGCGCGTCTCCCTTCAATGACCAGACTGCCGAGCAGTTCGGTCTGCGCCCGGTCATGACGCTGCGTTCCGAATTGATCGGCACGCAGACGCTGGACGCTGGCGAAGCCGTGGGCTACGGCCATCGCTATCGTGCCGAACGCGGTACGCGGATCGGGGTGGTGGCCTGCGGTTATGCCGACGGGTATCCGCGCCACGCACCCACCGGCACACCGATCGTGGTGGGCGGCGTGCGCACGCAAACCATCGGACGTGTGTCGATGGACATGCTGGCGGTGGACCTGAGCAATGTGCCTGACGCCGTGGTGGGAACGCCTGTCGTTTTGTGGGGCGAGGGTGGCCCGTCGGTAGACGAGGTGGCACAGGCCGCCGACACCATTGGCTATGAACTGCTTTGCGCCCTGGCTCCGCGCGTCCCCGTGCACGGGGTGGATTGA
- a CDS encoding efflux RND transporter permease subunit, with protein sequence MTERNSEAGKGTPDTAETSTTSTRRSSFNLSRWALEHQPLVRYLMVVLLLAGVFSYFQLGQDEDPPFTFRAMVVRAYWPGATAQQVAEQVSDRIERALQDVPYADKIRTYAKPGETFVVMQLKESSKASEVGQSWYQARKKVGDIAGTLPAGVIGPYFNDEFGDTFGVMFAFSADGFTYGELKDYVDDVRQQLLRVKDVAKVELFGVQDEKIYIEMSSRQMAQLGVSVDQIAAQINAQNAIGASGTLTLPAETLWVRVTGEVTQLDTLRDLPIHANSGNVRLGDIAKISRGFVDPPLSKMRFGTSAGSQEVIGLGVSMARGGDVIGLGKNLDAAEKRINTGLPVGIQMRKISDQPRTVASSVNEFVQTLIEAVVIVLAVSFLALGMHTKPFRIDIRPGLVVGLTIPLVLAVTFLFMSVMGINLHKISLGALIIALGLLVDDAIIAVEMMVRKMEEGMDRVSAASFTYESTAFPMLTGTLITVAGFLPIALAKSTAGEYTFSIFAVTALALILSWLAAVIFVPYLGYLLLRVKPHTPGDHSQDVFDTRFYRGLRRTVDWCVRFRWITIGVTVVALALGAFSFKFIEQQFFPDSNRPELVVDLWLPEGSSFAATEAEAKRLETWLSAQPELEGYISWLGVGTPRFYLPLDQQFNQLNLAQLVVTPHDLKARDILRAKLEKLFQEDFPNLRGRVKLLSSGPPVPYAVQFRVQGPDMAVVRKMADRVKQVMYDNPNTVGVNDNWNEPVKVLRLDIDQDKARALGVTTQSLQRTAQTLLSGAPIGTFRENDKLIDIVIRQPADERAAMTRLADASVPTSNGRFVSLTQVASIKLVWEPGVIWRQNRDYAVTVQSEVRQGIQGPTVTAQINPKLDALRAELPDGYQIAVAGATEESSNAQASIVANVPLMLFIVLTLLMLQLHSFSRALMVYLTGPLGIIGAALALLLLRAPFGFVAQLGVIALLGMIIRNSVILVDQIEQHVREGEHVWHAIVESAVRRARPIILTAAAAVLAMIPLSRSIFWGPMAVAIMGGLIVATLLTLLFLPALYAAWFRVKRPTEAETA encoded by the coding sequence ATGACTGAACGTAATTCCGAAGCGGGCAAAGGCACGCCAGACACCGCTGAAACATCTACTACCAGCACCCGTCGCAGCAGCTTCAATCTGTCCCGCTGGGCACTGGAACATCAGCCGCTGGTGCGTTACCTGATGGTGGTGTTGCTGCTGGCCGGCGTCTTTTCCTACTTTCAGCTTGGTCAGGACGAAGACCCACCATTCACCTTCCGGGCGATGGTGGTGCGCGCTTACTGGCCGGGGGCCACGGCACAGCAGGTTGCCGAACAGGTCAGCGACCGCATCGAACGCGCCTTGCAGGACGTGCCTTACGCCGACAAGATCCGCACCTACGCCAAGCCCGGCGAAACCTTCGTGGTCATGCAGCTGAAAGAATCCTCGAAGGCAAGCGAGGTGGGGCAGAGCTGGTACCAGGCACGCAAGAAGGTCGGTGACATCGCCGGCACCTTGCCGGCCGGAGTGATCGGGCCGTACTTCAACGACGAGTTCGGCGACACCTTCGGCGTGATGTTCGCGTTCTCGGCCGACGGCTTCACCTATGGCGAATTGAAGGACTACGTTGACGACGTGCGCCAGCAGTTGTTGCGCGTTAAAGACGTCGCCAAAGTCGAATTGTTCGGCGTGCAGGACGAGAAAATCTATATAGAGATGTCCAGCCGCCAGATGGCGCAGCTTGGCGTGTCTGTCGATCAGATCGCCGCGCAGATCAATGCGCAGAACGCCATCGGTGCGTCCGGCACGCTGACCTTGCCCGCTGAAACGCTATGGGTACGGGTCACTGGCGAGGTCACTCAGCTGGACACGCTGCGTGACCTGCCCATTCATGCCAACTCGGGCAATGTGCGCCTGGGTGACATCGCAAAGATCAGCCGTGGTTTTGTCGACCCGCCGCTCAGCAAAATGCGCTTTGGCACCTCGGCCGGCAGCCAGGAGGTCATCGGTCTGGGCGTGTCTATGGCACGCGGTGGTGACGTGATCGGCTTGGGCAAGAACCTGGATGCCGCCGAAAAACGCATCAACACCGGCCTGCCGGTAGGCATCCAGATGCGCAAGATTTCCGACCAGCCGCGCACGGTGGCCTCGTCGGTCAATGAATTTGTGCAGACGCTGATCGAAGCCGTGGTGATCGTGCTGGCCGTCAGTTTCCTGGCGCTGGGCATGCACACCAAACCCTTCCGCATCGATATCCGTCCGGGCCTGGTGGTGGGTCTGACGATTCCGCTGGTGCTGGCCGTGACCTTCCTGTTCATGTCGGTCATGGGCATCAACCTGCACAAGATTTCTCTGGGGGCGCTGATCATCGCGCTTGGCCTGCTGGTCGACGACGCGATCATTGCGGTCGAGATGATGGTGCGCAAGATGGAAGAGGGCATGGACCGCGTGTCTGCCGCCAGCTTCACCTACGAGTCCACCGCGTTTCCGATGCTGACCGGCACCTTGATCACGGTGGCGGGTTTCTTGCCGATTGCGCTGGCGAAATCGACGGCGGGCGAATACACCTTCTCGATTTTTGCGGTCACGGCGCTTGCGCTGATCCTGTCCTGGCTCGCAGCGGTGATTTTTGTGCCCTACCTGGGTTACCTGTTGCTGCGGGTCAAGCCCCATACCCCAGGCGATCACAGTCAGGACGTGTTCGATACCCGCTTCTACCGGGGCCTGCGTCGAACGGTGGATTGGTGTGTGCGTTTTCGCTGGATCACCATCGGCGTGACCGTCGTCGCACTGGCGCTGGGGGCCTTCAGCTTCAAGTTCATCGAGCAGCAATTCTTCCCCGATTCCAACCGGCCCGAGCTGGTCGTAGACCTGTGGCTGCCCGAAGGTTCCAGCTTTGCGGCAACGGAAGCTGAAGCCAAGCGCCTGGAAACCTGGCTGTCGGCGCAGCCGGAATTGGAGGGCTACATCAGCTGGCTGGGCGTCGGCACACCGCGCTTCTACCTGCCCTTGGATCAGCAGTTCAATCAGCTGAATCTGGCCCAGCTGGTGGTGACGCCGCACGACCTGAAAGCGCGCGACATTCTGCGTGCCAAGCTGGAAAAGCTGTTCCAGGAAGACTTTCCCAATCTGCGCGGCCGGGTGAAGCTCTTGTCCAGCGGCCCGCCAGTGCCTTACGCGGTGCAATTCCGCGTGCAAGGCCCGGACATGGCGGTGGTGCGCAAGATGGCCGATCGTGTGAAGCAGGTCATGTACGACAACCCGAACACCGTGGGTGTGAACGACAACTGGAACGAGCCGGTGAAGGTCTTGCGCCTGGATATCGACCAGGACAAGGCGCGTGCGCTTGGCGTGACCACGCAGTCCTTGCAGCGCACGGCGCAGACGCTGTTGTCGGGCGCGCCGATTGGCACCTTCCGCGAAAACGACAAGCTGATCGACATCGTCATCCGCCAGCCGGCTGACGAACGTGCCGCCATGACCCGCCTGGCAGATGCCAGCGTGCCCACATCCAATGGCCGTTTTGTGTCGCTGACCCAGGTGGCCAGCATCAAGCTGGTATGGGAACCGGGCGTGATCTGGCGGCAGAATCGCGATTACGCGGTCACGGTGCAAAGCGAGGTTCGCCAGGGCATCCAAGGGCCGACCGTCACCGCACAGATCAATCCCAAGCTTGACGCCCTGCGTGCTGAACTGCCGGACGGCTACCAGATTGCGGTGGCGGGTGCGACGGAAGAGTCCAGCAACGCCCAGGCGTCCATCGTGGCCAACGTGCCTTTGATGCTGTTCATCGTGCTGACCTTGCTGATGCTTCAGCTGCACAGCTTCTCGCGCGCACTGATGGTTTATCTGACCGGGCCGCTGGGCATCATCGGGGCAGCGCTTGCACTGCTGCTGTTGCGCGCGCCTTTCGGTTTTGTCGCTCAGCTTGGGGTGATCGCCTTGCTGGGCATGATTATCCGCAACTCGGTGATTCTGGTTGACCAGATCGAGCAGCACGTGCGCGAAGGCGAACATGTCTGGCATGCGATTGTGGAATCCGCCGTGCGGCGCGCCCGACCGATCATCTTGACGGCCGCTGCTGCCGTACTGGCCATGATTCCGCTGTCGCGCAGCATTTTCTGGGGACCGATGGCGGTGGCCATCATGGGTGGCTTGATCGTGGCCACCTTGTTGACGCTGCTGTTCCTGCCTGCCTTGTATGCGGCTTGGTTCCGGGTAAAACGCCCGACCGAGGCGGAGACGGCGTAA
- a CDS encoding tetratricopeptide repeat protein — MTMRGSHEPHPVVAQENGAANHPPGVSASHVQAPPLPHDLNELDRQLHALARADKHAAAYALVQSVYARQPGNLKVVARVARYAVAAGMLADAEAAARLVLDQGAGNPWCFRALAICARRRGDLEQALSWIDQGLAMPGTFADLYMERGEILRAQRRPAEAALAFEAVLNLAPGNRQAQQHLAVLLHAQGDTARCQALTNAAIARCPANESALLELSKLLLSVGRAEDALAACERAAVAAPTHANAHVNRGVILRRLGRFDASLAAYDQAIALEPTRAAAHYNRANLLKFMGRLNEAVHDYGETIAREPQNGTARWNLARSLLTQGDLIAGFREYEWRWRHTGFPTKARRFDQPAWTGEPLAGKTLFVHAEQGQGDQVLFLRFLPQLRALGARVIVEVHNALHGLIAAQGMADAVVRRGDALPAFDLHIPIGSLPYRLGTRADNLPATAYLRTPREVMPILPARTDKRPRVGLVWAGNPDYAGDAQRSMRFAQVQPLLAQQDIAWYSLQKGAAEVQLCGDLSASLAGEMSAAQAPIAALGSALDDWAATACVLDQMDLLITTCTGIANLAGAMGKPAWIMLEWDADWRWLERLKDRSIWYPHLRLFRQQAPGDWAGVVQQVDAALHEHRFD; from the coding sequence ATGACGATGCGCGGCAGCCACGAACCACATCCTGTGGTGGCGCAGGAAAATGGCGCGGCCAACCATCCACCAGGCGTGTCCGCGAGTCATGTGCAAGCGCCCCCACTACCCCACGACCTGAACGAGCTTGACCGGCAATTGCACGCGCTTGCTCGCGCGGACAAACACGCAGCGGCTTATGCCTTGGTGCAAAGTGTTTACGCGCGTCAGCCGGGCAACCTGAAGGTGGTGGCACGAGTGGCCCGCTATGCCGTTGCAGCCGGCATGCTGGCCGACGCAGAAGCAGCGGCGCGTCTCGTGCTGGATCAAGGTGCTGGCAATCCGTGGTGCTTCCGGGCACTGGCGATTTGTGCACGGCGGCGCGGCGATCTTGAACAGGCCTTGTCATGGATCGACCAAGGGCTGGCCATGCCCGGCACCTTCGCCGATTTGTACATGGAACGTGGCGAAATTCTGCGTGCGCAGCGCAGGCCTGCCGAGGCCGCGCTCGCCTTTGAGGCGGTCTTGAATCTGGCTCCTGGCAACAGGCAGGCTCAACAACACTTGGCGGTCTTGCTGCATGCGCAAGGCGATACGGCACGCTGCCAAGCCTTGACCAATGCCGCCATCGCGCGCTGCCCCGCCAACGAATCTGCCCTGCTGGAACTGAGCAAGCTGCTGCTGTCGGTAGGCCGCGCGGAAGACGCGCTGGCCGCCTGCGAGCGCGCTGCGGTAGCGGCACCGACCCACGCAAATGCCCACGTGAACCGAGGCGTAATCCTGCGTCGCCTGGGTCGTTTCGATGCATCGCTTGCGGCTTATGACCAGGCGATTGCGTTGGAACCAACGCGGGCGGCGGCGCATTACAACCGCGCCAACCTGCTGAAGTTCATGGGCCGACTGAATGAGGCGGTGCACGACTACGGCGAGACCATTGCACGCGAGCCGCAGAACGGCACTGCGCGCTGGAACCTGGCCCGCTCGCTGCTGACACAAGGCGACTTGATTGCGGGCTTTCGAGAATACGAATGGCGCTGGCGTCACACCGGCTTTCCGACCAAGGCACGGCGCTTTGACCAACCTGCATGGACAGGAGAGCCGCTGGCGGGAAAGACCTTGTTTGTTCATGCCGAGCAAGGCCAGGGCGATCAGGTTCTGTTTCTGCGTTTTCTGCCGCAGCTGCGGGCACTGGGTGCACGCGTCATTGTGGAAGTGCATAACGCCTTGCATGGCTTGATCGCGGCACAAGGCATGGCTGACGCAGTCGTGCGGCGCGGTGATGCGCTGCCTGCCTTTGATCTGCATATCCCCATCGGGTCACTGCCTTATCGGCTGGGCACACGTGCGGACAATCTGCCCGCCACGGCTTACCTACGCACGCCACGCGAGGTGATGCCAATTTTGCCAGCGCGTACTGACAAACGCCCGCGCGTGGGTTTGGTGTGGGCCGGCAACCCGGACTACGCCGGCGATGCGCAGCGCTCGATGCGGTTTGCACAAGTCCAGCCCCTGCTCGCCCAGCAGGATATTGCTTGGTATTCACTGCAGAAAGGAGCCGCCGAAGTGCAGTTGTGCGGTGACCTGTCCGCTTCCCTGGCTGGCGAAATGTCAGCTGCACAAGCTCCCATCGCCGCGCTTGGTTCAGCACTCGACGATTGGGCCGCCACGGCCTGCGTGCTCGACCAAATGGACTTGCTTATTACCACCTGCACCGGCATCGCCAACCTCGCTGGTGCAATGGGCAAACCTGCCTGGATCATGCTGGAATGGGATGCGGATTGGCGCTGGCTGGAACGCCTTAAGGACCGCAGCATCTGGTATCCGCACCTGCGACTGTTCCGCCAGCAGGCACCCGGCGACTGGGCGGGTGTTGTCCAGCAGGTAGACGCCGCGCTGCATGAGCATCGCTTCGATTGA